From the genome of Bradyrhizobium sp. ORS 278:
GAAGGTGAAGCGGCCGCTGTTCATCCGCGGCTCGACCTCGCGCTGGGTAACGAAGACGGGATTTTGGAAATAAGGCGGCAGGAACGCCGCCGCGATGCGGCGCGACAGCTCGGAATTGTCCTCGTCGACCACGGCGATCGAGGCGCGGTGCAGCTCCTGCGAGTTGCTCTGCGCCTGGCTGATCACCGCCACGGTGAACGAATAGATCACGAGCCCGATCAGCACGACATCGCCGAACAGGCTGCGCAGCTCCTTGGTGCCGAGCCAGAAGATATTGGCGAGCGAGCGCAGCATGGCTCAGCGCTCCTGCTTCGGCAGCATCAGCAGGCTGAGCCCGGTCAGCACCGGGATGAAGACGAGCAGCATCAGGATATCGGCGCCGAGATCGGCGAAGCCGAGCCCCTTGGTGAAGGTGCCGACGGTGATCGGGCGATAGTAGGTCATCGGAAAGCCCATCCCGATCATGCGGGCGACGCCGGACAGCGACGACACCGGCACCAGCATGCCCGAGAATTGCGTGGCCGGCAGCACAGTGAGGATTGCGGTGCCGAACAGCGCCGCGATCTGGGTGCGGCAGAAGGTCGAGATCAGCATGCCGAAGCCGGTCGTGGTGACGACATAGACGATCGTGCCGGTGACCAGCGGCAGGCCGTCGCCCTTCATGGGCACACGGAACAGCGTCAGCGCCATGACGACCATCAGCGCGAAATTGACCAACGCCACCGCGATATAGGGCAGCTGCTTGCCGACCAGGAACTCCAGCCGCGTCACCGGCGTGACGTAGAGATTGGTGATCGAGCCGAGCTCCTTCTCGCGCACCACCGCGAGCGCCATCAGGATCGCCGGAAACAGCGCCAGCAGTAGCGCGATAGTGCTCGGCGCCATCGCATAGATGCTGTCGAACGCCTGATTGTACTTGAAGCGGATCTCGACACCGACCGGCGAGGCGGCCTGCGGCCGCGCGGTCTTGACGGCCGGGTCGGACAGATAGAGCTGATGCGTGCCTTCGAGATAGCCGCGAATCGTTTCGGCGCGGAACGGCATCGCACCGTCGATCCAGGCCGACACGAAGGCCGGCCGGCCGCGCTTGATGTCGATGCCGAAATTCGGCGGGATCTCGATCGAGGCCTTGATGTCCCCGCTCTTCATCCGCCGCTCCAGCTCGGCGTAGTCGGCAAGCGGCGGCTTCTCGACGAAATAGCGCGAGCCGCGCAGCTCCGCGAGGTAGGCCCGGCTCTCCGGCGACTGATCGCGGTCGAGCGCGGCGAAGGTCAGGTTGTTGACGTCGGTCGAAATGCCGAAACCGATCACGATCATCAGGAACGCGGTCCCGAACAGCGCGAACATCAGCCGGATCGGGTCGCGGAGCAGCTCGAGCCCCTCGCGGATCGTGTAGGCGAGCAGCCGCCGCGGGCTGAAGGCGCGCTGGACCATCGGCCGCTGCTGACGATGAGGAGCGGGCTGCGCCTGCGTCAGCGTGGCCGGCGGATCGGCGACACCGGCATCCTGCTCCAGGAACGCGATGAAGGCCTGCTCGAGCGTCTGCGCCTGCTTGGCGCGGATCAGCCCGTCCGGCGTGTCTGTCGCCAGCACACGCCCCTCATGCATCAGCGACAGCCGGTCGCAGCGCGCCGCCTCGTTCATGAAATGGGTCGAGACGAAGATCGTCATGCCGTCACGGCGCGACAGCTCGATCAACAGGCGCCAGAACTGATTGCGCGCCACGGGGTCGACGCCCGAGGTCGGCTCGTCCAGGATCAGCAGATCGGGCTTGTGCACGATTGCCACAGCGAGCGACAGCCGCTGCCGGATGCCGAGCGGCAGCTCGGCCGCGAGCCCGTCGAGATGATCGGCCAGGTCGCAGCGCTCGATCAGCTCGGCGATCCGTTGCTCGGCCGCGGCCAGCGGCAGATGAAACAGCCGGGCATGCAGCACGAGATTCTGCCGCACCGTGAGCTCGCCATACAGCGAGAACGCCTGCGACATGTAGCCGACGCGGCTGCGGGATTCGTGATTGCCGGCCTCCATCGAGCGGCCGAAGATCAGCGCCTCGCCGCTGGTCGGCGGCAACAGCCCGGTCAGCATCTTCATCGTGGTGGTTTTGCCGCAGCCGTTGGAGCCGACGAAGCCGAAGATCTCGCCCTTGCGGATCTGGAAGCTGACGTCGTCGACAGCGGTGAAGTCGCCGAAGCGGCAGGTGAGGTTGCGCGCGACGATGACGGTCTCGTGGCTGCCGTCGAGCGCGGTCTTCACCGGCATGTCGGTGTCGGCATGATCGCGCGATGCATCCAGCGGCAGCAGCGCGACGAACGCATCCTCGATCGTCGCGGCGCCGGTCTGCGCCTTGAGCTCGGCCGGCGTGCCGGTCGCAAGGATGCGGCCGTCGTTCATCGCGATCAGCCAGTCGAAGCGGCTCGCCTCCTCCATATAAGCGGTGGCGACGATCACGCTCATGCGGCTGACACTGCGCGCACGCAGCCGGTCGATGAGGTCCCAGAACTGGCGCCGCGACAGCGGATCGACGCCGGTGGTCGGCTCGTCGAGGATCAGGAAGTCCGGATCATGGATCAGCGAGCAGCACAGGCCGAGCTTCTGCTTCATGCCGCCGGAGAGCTTTTTCGCGGGACGGCCGGCGAAGTCGGCGAGCGCCGTGGCGCCCATCAGTTCGGCGATGCGCCAGTCCCGCTCCGCCCTCGCCTGCCCGAACAGACGCGCGAAGAAGGCGATGTTCTCATAGACGCTGAGATCGGGATAGAGGTTGCGGCCGAGCCCCTGGGGCATATAGGCAATGCGCGGGCAGACCTGCTGGCGCGCGCGCCGGTCGGCCATGTCGGCGCCGAGCACGACGGCCTCGCCGGCCTGGATCGCGCGTGCGCCGGCCAGGATCGACAACAGCGACGACTTGCCGACGCCGTCGGGCCCGATCAGGCCGATGACGCAGCCACTCGGAATCTCGATCGAGACGTCGTCGAGCGCGGTGACGTCGCGGTAGCGATGGGACAGATGCCTCACGACCGCGACCGGAGGCGCGGCGATGCTCATGGCGCGGCTTGCAGGCGGGCCGGCCAGGCGACATCGGAACCCCATCGGACATACGCGACACCCGGCAACCCACTCCTCACCGCGTCGGCATGGGCCGCAAGCCTGGCCGGATCGACGCGCACGCGGACACGGAACATCAGCTTGTCCCGCTCGCTGCGCGTCTCGACGGTTTTCGGCGTGAACTGCGCCTGGCTCGCGACGAACGACACCTTTGCCGGAATGGGATGATCGGCATAGGCATCGAGCAAGATACGGGCGTCGCTCCCGATCTTGATCTTCCCGACCTCCTCCGTCGGCAGGAACACGTCCATGTAGACGTAACCAGTGTCGAGCATGGTGAAGACCTTGCCGCCCGCGCCCAGCACCTCGCCGACATTGGCGAGGCGATACTGGATGCGGCCCGCCTTCGGCGCGATCAGCGAATTGTCGGCGATCTGCACCGTATAGAGCGCGACGTCGTGACGAACGGCCTCGAGCGCGCGCTCGGCCTCGGAGATGCGCGCCTGCGATCCGGCGAGGCCGGCGATGGCGGCATCGAGCGCCTGCTGGCGCTGGTCGGCGGTCTCCTTGGTGGTCCAGCCGTTCTGCAACAGGCTGCGCGTCCGCTCCATCTCCTGCTCGGCCAGAGTTTTCTGCGTCTGCAATTGCGCGAGACTGGCCCGCGCCTGATCGACCACGTGCTGCGCCTGCTCGGCCTGCGCCTGCGCCTTGGCGAGCGACTGCTGCAGCTCCTTGCTGTCCATCCGCGCGACGATCTGTCCGGATTCGACGAGGTCGCCGATGTCGGCGCTGAGCTCGGCGACGCGGCCGGCATATTTGGTCGCAATGTCGATTTCATCGGCCTCGACGCGGCCGTTGCTGACGCTGATGCCGGGCGGCAGCGGCGGATGCAGGCGCTGCCACCAGACATAACCGCCGCCTCCGGCGGCACCGACGGCGAGCAACAAGAGCAACAAAGGCCAGCGCAGCCGTTTTTTCGCCGGCACATGCGGCACGGGCACATGTGTCGCGGCTTCCGTGGGAACAGGGGCGACAGCGTTGGTGTTCGCCAGCGGCGGCGCATCCGCCACGAGCTGCGTATCCTTTTGACTCATCTCCGAACGCCTCGGCCATCCTCGACACGCGTCCGGTTTGCCACAGCGCAGCAAAATTCCGTTGACTCAGCTCAAACGGTCCGGCGCAGCGACGCCGCTCGTCGCACGAACGCGATCACATTCCGGTTAGCGTGTGACAGTCGTTGCGAACACCGCCACGCGCGGTTTCAGGGCCGCGCGCACGCGCGCAACGACATCGCCATAATCACGGCGCGCATCCTGGCGGAACAGCCGCAGGCTCGGATACCAGGGGCTATCGTCACGATCGAGCAGCCAGCGATAGTCGGGTGTGTATGGCAGCATGATCCAGGTCGGCCTGCCCATGGCGCCGGCGAGATGCGCGACGCTGGTGTCGACGGTGATGACGAGATCGAGATCGTCGATCAGTGCGGCGGTGTCGACGAAGTCGCGGATATCGGCTGTGAGGTCGAGGATGTCGCCACGCGCGGCGAGCACCGTCTGGTCGGCGGGCCGTATGCCCTTCTGCAAGCTGACGAACTGCGCATCGAGATCGAGCAGCGGCGCGAGCATCGCCAGCGGCATCGACCGGTTGTGGTCGTTCAGATGCGCGGGGTTGCCGGACCACACGAGGCCGACGCGCAGACGGTCGCGCGGCCCGAGTCGCTGCTGCCACAGGGCGCGGCGCGCGTCGGGCGGGCGCGGCAGATAGGCAGGCGCAGCTGGAATCGTGTCGAGGCGGGTCGCGAAGGCGAGCGGCAGGCTGGACAATGGACAATGGATGTCGATCGCAGGCACCGCGTCGACGCCGCGCGCAAGGCATTGCGCCACGCCGTCCACGCCCGACAGCAACGGCTGCAGCACCGCATCGACCTCGAGCACAACGCGCGCGCCCCGCGCGGCGACCATCGTCGCGTAGCGCGCGAACTGAATGGTATCGCCAAGACCCTCATCGCTGTGGAGCAGGATGGTCCGGCCCTCCAGCGGATCATCCCCGAGCCACATCGGCACGTCGAAGCTGCGCTCCACGAAACCGACGGCGCGGCATTGACGCCCCCATTCACGCGCCGCCCAGCCGCGCGCGAAATCACCCGCCAGCAGGCGGAACAAGGCGGCATTCCAATGCGCATCGGCGAAATCCGGCCGCAACGCGATGGCGCGGTCGAAGCTCGCGAATGCCTCGTCGAATCGATGCAATTCGGCCAGCGAGGTGCCGCGGTGATTGTGGAAATCCGCGGTCTGCGGCCGGATGGCGATCGCCTTCTCGAACACCGTGATCGCTTCGTCATGGCGGCCGAGATTCTGCAGGATGCAGCCATAGCTGTTGGCGATGTCGGGGTCGTGCGGCGCCAAAGCATGCGCGCGCTGGCCGAAAGGCTGCGCCTCGTCGTAGCGGCGCAGCCGCCGCAGCGAGATGCCCTTCAGGCACAGCACGCCGGCCTGGTCCGGCTGCTGCCGCAGCGACTGATCGAACTGCGCGATCGCCTCGACATACCGCCCGGCATCGAAATGGACCGCGCCGGCCTTGTTGGCGGCGTCGACATGATCCGGCTGCAGCTTGAGCACCTGTTCGAACGCCAGCGCCGCCTCGTCGCGACGTCCCTCGGCCTCCAGCGACTCGCCGAGACGAAACCATGTCGGGGCGCGGTCGGGCGCCAGCTGCAGCAGCCGGTCACACGCCAGCGCCGCCTCGGCATGACGGCCGGTCAGCTGCAGCAGTTCGCTCAGCGCGTCCCAGCTCTCGACGGCGTCCGGCCGCAGCTGCAGCGCGCGATCATAGGCCTTGATCGCTTCGTCGAGCCGGCCGGCAAGCCGCAGCGCCTGGGCGAGGCCGATGAAGGAGTCGGGGACCGAAACGTCCTGCCGGATGGCACGGGCAAACCATTCGATGGCATCGTCGAACCGCTTGAGCGCGACACAGACGCGTCCCATCGCCTGCAGAGCATCGATCGAGGCGGCGTCCAGCGTCAGCGCGCGGCGGCAGGTCTCCTCCGCCTTCGTTAGCTGGCCGGCCCGCAACAGCCGCAGCGCCGCGTCACACAGCGCTTCCGCCGTATCGGCGCGGCCCGCCGACCCGGACTTGACCGGAGATTTGCCGGCGGACCGGTGCGGCTTGTGCTTCATCATGAGATCTCTGCGCTCGTGACACGAGCGGTAGATGATTCCCGGATGCGCGGAAAGATTGCGCGGTCACGGTCAGTGGGAGATCGACTGTCAGGACGTTGCCGGCGCGAGCGGCACGGCCTCAAGGCCACCGAAGCGGCGCTCCCGGCCATGAAACGAGGCCAGCGCTTCGGCAAGGTCGGCCGCGTCGAAATCGGGCCACATCCGATCCGTGAAGTGCAGCTCGGCATAAGCGCCTTCCCACAACAGGAAGTCGGACAGCCGCTGCTCGCCGGACGTGCGGATGATCAGGTCGACGTCGCGCAAGCCTGCCTCTCCGGTCACGAGATCGGAGAATGTCTGACGGGTCAGGCCCTCGATGCTGCCTGCCTTCGCCGCGGCATTGAGGATCGCGTCGCGCGCCGAGTAGTCGACGGCGATGCGCAGATGCAAGGTGCGGCCGTCGCGCGTCGCCTGCTCGGCGCGAGCGATCGCATCGGCGATGCCGCCCGGCAGCCGATCGCGGCGGCCGATCACGTTGAGGCGAACGCCGTTGCGCACCAGCGATTCCACCTCGCTGGCGAGATAGACCCGGAGCAGCGCCATCAGGGCGGCGACCTCGGCACGCGGCCGACGCCAATTGTCGCTGGAGAACGCGTAGAGCGTCAGCGTGCCGATGCCCTGATCCGGCGCGGCCTCGACGATGCGGCGGATCGCCTCGACGCCCGCCTCGTGGCCGCGCAGCCGCGACATGCCCTTGCGCGTCGCCCAGCGGCCGTTGCCGTCCATGATGATGCCGACATGAAGGCCGTCGACCACAGCAGGCGATTTCGGTTGCAGACTACTTTGCATTGCAAAGCTCCAGGTCAAAAAAACGCGATGAAACGGTCAGGCGCGGCCGTGGATGAGACTGGCCGAGGATGGGGTGGGGTCCTTGCCGGCCGCCGCGGCCGCGTCGCGGACCAGCCGCTCGAGCACGGCGAGATAATCGAGGAAGCGATGACGTCCGGCCTTGGTCAGGCGACAACTCGTATGCGGCCGGTTGCCCTCGTAGCCCTTGGTGACCTCCACCAAGCCGGCTTCCTGCAGCACCTGGAGATGGCGCGACAGGTTGCCGTCGGTCAGGCCACAGAGCTGCTTGAGGTCGGCGAAGGCCAACCCCTTCGGATGTGCCATCAACGAGGTGAGCAGGCCGAGCCGGGCCTTCTCGTGAATGACGCGGTCGAGCCCGTCATAGGAGAACGGCGCACTGCCGTCAGTCTTCGACATCGGAATCTCCGGTCGCGAAATACAGAATGCCGGCCATCAGCGCCTGGCCGACCGCAAAGGGCAGCCCCATCGTCCAGGGCGACAGCTGATGCGTGAGACTGCCGAGCAGCAGCACGGCGAAGCCGGCGATGAAGTAGAACGCGCCGGCCAGCGCGACCGAGCGCGGCAGCGAGCGCACCGAGGCGAAGACCCCGAGCGACATCAGGATCTGCCACAGCCCGGGCAGCGTCCACAGCGCCTCCGGCGCGAACTTCCACAACAGCACGGCGAGCAGCACGCCGGCGATGCCCGCGGGCAGAAACTGCTCCACGGCCTGATGGATCATCGCATCGGCAAGGCCAGAATGATGCCGCTGCGACCGGGCGCGCATTTCGACCCAGATGATGATCAGCGAGACACAGGCCGCGGCCGCCCAGCCGAGCAGGAACACCAGTGGTTCGGCGGTCGGATCCAGCAGGACGAACTGCTGGACAAGCGCGGTGATCAAGGCGACGGCGGCCGTTCCGGCCATCGTTGCGGGTCCGTAGCCGCGAAACGCGGTTCCAGCGGCGAGTTGGCTGCGGATGGCGATGATGTCTGCCAGCGCCTTGTCGAGGTCGCGCATGTCTGACGTAGGTCCCGCCCGAATTAACTTTGCGATACAAAGTATACACGATCACAAAGTCGTTGCAAGACGGCTCCTCGCGGGCGACCCGGATACCCTTGTCGGGCATCCGGACGGTCAGGACGGCTCAGTAGTAATTGTAGCGGTGCACGCGCTGAGGCGGCGGCATGTCGACATAGACGGTCGGGCCCCGCCGGGCCGGATCGAACGCCACGCGCGGGTTGATGCCGCATGCGACGCCGCGCCCCGAGGCGCTCGCCTTGCATTGCTCCAAGGTCTGGTAGGAGCAGTCGCCGGGATAACCGACACCCCTGCCCTGCACGCACCAGGGATAATCGTAGCCTCCGGCGGCGGCCGGCGTGGCGTCACCACCGCTGACGAGTGCAACGCCGACGAGGCCGGCCGCCATCATCATCACCTTGCGCATGATCTGTTCCTCTGCTGGCTGGAAGAATGCATCACACTGGCATGGTCAAAAAACGACAAACCCGCGGACTGGATCACCAAGCAAGGCGATGAGGTGTCGCGGATGCGGCAAGTCATCGCGGTGGGGACGTGCGGGTGCTGCGCCTCAATCCAGCTTCAGGCCGGCGAACTCGACGACCTTCTTCCACTTGTCCGTCTCGGCCGCGATTTGCGCGCCGAACTGCTCCGGCGACTGGATCAACGGCTCTCCGCCGAGATCGATCAGCCGCTTCGTGATCTCGGGCTCGGCCAGAACAGCGTTGACCTGTTTGTTGAGTTTCTCGACGATCTCCTTTGGCGTGTTCTTGGGCGCTCCCATGCCGAACAAGGCGCTCGCCTCGTAGCCGGGCACGGTCTCGGCGATCGCCTGGACATCCGGCAATTGCGCGGAACGTTCCTGGGTCGTGACGCCAAGGGCGCGCAGGGAGCCGGAGCGAATGTGCTGAATGATCGACGGCATGTTGTCGAAGATCACCTGGACCTGGCCGCCGAGCATGTCGGTGATCGCGGGCGCAGCGCCGCGATACGGCACATGCTGCATCTTGGTGCCGGTCATCGCCATGAACATCTCACCCGAGAGATGCACTGAGGTGCCATTGCCGGACGACGCCATGTTGACCTTGCCGGGATTCTCCTTGAGGTAGGCGATGAACTCGGCGACGGTCTTCGCCTTGATATCGCTGTTGACCGTCATCACGTTGGGCACGCGATTGAACGAGGCCACCGGCGCGACGTCGCGAACGAAATTGAACTTCAGGTTCGTGTAGAGGCTCGTGTTGATGTAGTTGGCGGGATTGACCAGCAACACCGTGTAGCCGTCGGGCTGGGCGTTCACGACCGTCTCGGTGCCGATATTATTGCCGGCGCCGGGCTTGTTCTCGACCACGAACTGCTGGCCGAACGTCTCCGAAAGCCGCTGTCCGATCAGCCGTGCCAGGATGTCGGTCGCGCCGCCCGGCGGATAGCCGACGACAAAGCGGACCGGGCGGCTCGGATAGTCGGCGGCGGAGGCCCTGCGAAGGGCGGCGACGGACGGAACGGCGGTGGCGATCAAGCCAAGCGCGGCACGGCGTGAAATCATGCGTTTCCTCGGTTATGTATCGTTGAGCGCCCGTGAACGAAGCGCTGGTGTCGATTGTAGCCCAACCGCGCGATCGTCGCGAGGTCGATGTCTTGATCAGGAGGAGAAGCTCATGCCGGTGAAGGTCCATGCACTCGATCACCTGGTCATCAACGTCGCCGACGTCGACCGAACGACAGCCTGGTACCAGAAGGTTTTGGGCATGGATTTGCAGGTCACCGACCTCGGGCCAGGACGCGCCAGGCGCACGTCGCTCTTGTTCGGGACCCAGAAGATCAACGTGCGACCGAAGGACGCGGACAAGGTCGACTGGTTCACCGCGGACCATGTCGGCGCGGGCAGCGACGATCTGTGCTTCCTGACCAGCAGCACTCCGGATGAAGTGGTGGCCCACCTGCAAGCGCTCGGCATCGCCATCGAGGAAGGCCCGGTCGACAAGCAGGGCGCCCGCGGCACCCTGCGCTCGGTGTATTGCCGCGATCCCGACGGCAGCCTGATCGAGATCTCGTCCTACCGGGAGTGAGCGCGGGCTGTGCGCTACTTCGTGACGGCTTCGCCGCTTTGCTCCATCCGGGCGACGATCTCGCTGCGCGACCAGCCGGTCAAGGCAGCCAGATCGGTCGCCTCCTTGGCGAAGCGTGCGGACAGGTTCTCCTGGTAGGACTTCGCCGCGTCGCATTTCGCCTCGCCGCGCCAGGGATGGCGCTGCACGTAGCGGCCCTGGAAATTGCCGCGGTCCTTGGTCTCGGTGAAGGCGATGTCCTCGGGAAACGATTTCGCATCGTAGCGGACGTGCAGCCGGGTCACATAGGCCTCGGAGCCGCCGCCGGCGCGACGGCCGGCGCTGAAGGCCGTGGCCTCGTCGCTGCCGATCCAGCGCGCGCCGAGCTCGACCAGCTCCTTGTTGCTCATCGGATCGGCGGCGCAGGGGTCGCACCACGCCATGTCCCAGGCATATTCGACGAACACCGCCTGCATGTTCTCGCGCGCGACGGCGCGTTCGAACAGCGCCTTGTAGAACGGGCCGAACTCGTTCTTGACGTACAGCGGCACATCGATATTCGACGGGATCTTCACCGTCCGATAGTTGGCTGCCTCGATGCGGCCGCTCCGCGTCAGCGCGTAGATGATGAGATCCTGCGGACCCCTGGCATTGACGGTGCCGAGCCGCAACGGGACCATGAACTTGGCGCTCTGGTAGCGGACCTGCAGCGGCCGGAGCTGGCCGGTGTCGAGCCCCTTCATCCGCTCGACATTGACCTTGGCCACGAAGAACCGCATGCCCTGCTTGATGTAGCTGCCGAGCACGGCCTCGGCCCCCTCGGGAATACGGTAGTTGTTGTCGGTCAGCCAGCGCGTCAGGCCGTCGCTTTCCTGCGCCGACAGGATCAACACGTCGTATTCGGCGACATCGTAGCTTGCCTCGATGGTGACGCCATAATCCGACTTGAATCCCAGGCGCGGAGCCCCCGCCATCATCGGCGCCGCCGGCATTGCCCGCGCTGCAACGATAACCGGCGCGCAGGGATCGTCGTCGTGGTATTCGACCAGCCGCGGCGCAGTGTATTTGTCGAGATGCTCGATCGTCTTCGGCTCGACGACGCCGATCTGCTTGCGCTCGATGAAGGTCGGCACGGGAACGACCACAGCGAATTCCTTCACGTCGCCCTCGAAGTCGCTGGCCATCGTGATCGAGGTCTGCTGGCCATCGCGCGACAGCACGACCTTGGATGACTGGTTGAACAGCTTGGAATCGGCCTGTGCGACATAGAAGCCGCAGAACGCCTGGGCCGGCACGATCGCCGCCTGGGACAGGATCGCTGCGGCGGCAACGCCGGTGCGGGCCATCGTGCTGAAGCGTGGGGTCATCGCGATACTCCTTCGGAAACGGGCGAACGCCAGGAAAAGCGGGCGGCCGGGATCAGCCGGTCGAGCACCAGGGTCAGTGGCGACAGCGCGATCAGCGCGACGTAGAGCGCCGGACGCATCTGCATGACGAACGTCAAATAGTGCGCGGTCACCGCGATGGTCATCGCGAACAGCAACCGGCCGGCGTGCGAGTCCGGCGTGGTGCGCGGATCGGAGATCATGAAGAAGGTGAAGATCAGCAGCGAACCGCTCTGCAATTGGTGCAGCGGAATCGCCAGGGGATCGCCGAGCCACAGCGCGCGCAACAGCAAGAGCGCGGCATGGCTGGCGAAAAAATAGATCGCGATATCCACCCGGCGCGATGCGCTCAGCACCAGGATCGCGAAGAAGCCAGCCAGGCTCGCGAACCAGACCTCCGTGCCCCATTGACCGGGCGAGATCCATACGCCATGCGATGTGAACAGCAGCACCACGATCGCAAAGCCGGCGGGATTGAAGAGGTGCTTGCCGTCGATGCGCAGCACGAATTTCGAGGCGATCGCGATGGCGGCGGCCGCCGCATGCAGCCAGAGCGCGTCCGCCCGCAGCAGCAGGCTGAGCGACAGGCCGGTGATGAGCGGCGACCTGAGATCGAGCGGCGTTCCGCTGAGACGGCAGCCGATCACCTGCGTAACCAGGGCCGTCGTGACGGCGATCACGCTCGCTGCCGGGCGTGCGCCAAAATCGATCATGGCGAAATTGATCGCCAGCAGCGTGGCCAATGCCGCGATCTGGAAATAGCGGGCATCGGGCAGCCGCCATGGTCGGGCCAGGGCCTGCATGCGAACCTCCGGGCGTGTCTTGCCGCGCCATTCGTCGCCGCCAATCGGCAACCGGTTCAATCCGATTTGCTCGCGGCGACGGTGAGTGGCAAAAGGTGGATGAACGACAAACGAAGCGGCCGGGACGGGCTGCGGACAAGAACAATGGGAGCGAACATGAACGGACTGACGATCGCGCCCGGTACGGTGACGCCGTTCGACGGCATGGACGTGCCGTGGCTGCTGAAGCTGCGCAGCGAGGTCAGGCGTGACCATCCGTTCCTGATCTGGGCGCCGTTCGACGCGCCGGCGCGGCGATGGAGCTATGGCGAGTTTCACGACCGCGTCGGCGCGCTGGCCGCGGGCCTCGTCAAGCGCGGCATCAAGCCGGGCGACGCGGTGCTGATCCATCTCGACAATTGCATCGAGGCGATGCTGGCGTGGTTCGCCTGCGTCGAGCTCGGCGCACTCGCGGTCACCACCAACACCCGCTCGGCTGCCGCCGAGATGAGCTACTTCGCCGATCACTGCCGCGCGGTCGCCGCGATCACCCAGCCGGCCTATGCCGAGATGATCTCGGCGCATTGCCGCGGCCTCCGCTGGCTTGCCGTGATCTCGCATGATCCGGGGCAGCCGGACGCAACGGCGGTCGGCGTGGGCGACCGGTTCGAGACGCTGTTTGCCGACAGCGCCGACCGGCCGCGGCGGGCCACCGATCCGCTGGCGCCGTGCAGCGTGCAGTACACGTCGGGGACGACGTCGCGGCCGAAGGCTGTGCTGTGGACGCACGCCAATGCGCTGTGGGGCGCCAAGGTCAACGCCGTGCACGAGGACCTGCACCAGGGCGACGTGCACCAGACCTATCTGCCGCTGTTCCACACCAATGCGCTGGCCTATTCGATGCTGGCGACCCTCTGGGTCGGCGCCAGCTGCGTGATCCAGCCACGCTTCTCGGCGAGCCGGTTCTGGAGCGTCGCGGTGGAGCATGGCTGCACCTGGACGTCGACGATCCCGTTCTGCATGAAGGCACTGCTCGACCAGGAGGTGCCGAAGGACCACAGATTCCGGCTGTGGGGCACAGCGGTGTCGGAGCCGACGGCGTTCGCGAAGTTCGGCATCAAGATCATCGGCTGGTGGGGCATGACCGAGACCATCACCCACGGCATCGTCGGCGAGGTCGACCAGCCGAACACGCCGATGTCGATCGGCCGCGCCGCGCCGGAATACACCATCCGCATCACCGATGATGACGGACGGCCGACGGCGGTCGGCGACACCGGCAATCTCGCCATCAAGGGCGTGCCCGGCCTGTCGCTGTTTTCAGAGTATCTCTACAACGAGGAAGCGACCCGGACGAGCTTCGATGCCGACGGCTTCTTCCTCACCGGCGACCGTGTCACGCGGCTTGACAACGGCTTCATCAAGTTCGGCGATCGCACCAAGGACATGCTGAAGGTCGGCGGCGAGAACGTCGCAGCGTCCGAGATCGAGCAGGTGATCATCACCGTGCCCGGT
Proteins encoded in this window:
- a CDS encoding AMP-binding protein, whose translation is MNGLTIAPGTVTPFDGMDVPWLLKLRSEVRRDHPFLIWAPFDAPARRWSYGEFHDRVGALAAGLVKRGIKPGDAVLIHLDNCIEAMLAWFACVELGALAVTTNTRSAAAEMSYFADHCRAVAAITQPAYAEMISAHCRGLRWLAVISHDPGQPDATAVGVGDRFETLFADSADRPRRATDPLAPCSVQYTSGTTSRPKAVLWTHANALWGAKVNAVHEDLHQGDVHQTYLPLFHTNALAYSMLATLWVGASCVIQPRFSASRFWSVAVEHGCTWTSTIPFCMKALLDQEVPKDHRFRLWGTAVSEPTAFAKFGIKIIGWWGMTETITHGIVGEVDQPNTPMSIGRAAPEYTIRITDDDGRPTAVGDTGNLAIKGVPGLSLFSEYLYNEEATRTSFDADGFFLTGDRVTRLDNGFIKFGDRTKDMLKVGGENVAASEIEQVIITVPGVRETAVVAKKHPMLDEVPVAFVIPQAGVAREELAEKVLAACRDGLADFKVPREVRLVDVMPRSTLEKVAKAELRKLLD